CCGGCATGGTCGCGGCCACCGGACTGGTCCACGGCAGCCGGGTCGTCGCGTTCTGCTCCGACGCCAGCCTGATGGGCGGTGCCATGGGCGACGCCGGGTGCCGCGTGGTCGTCGAGGCCTACCACCGCGCCCTGGCCGACGGCGTGCCGATCATCGGCCTGTGGCACTCCGGAGGTGCCCGGCTGGCAGAGGGCGTGCTCTCCCTGCACGCCGTCGGGCGCATCTTCCACGCGATGACCCAGGCGTCCGGCAAGGTGCCGCAGATCTCTGTGGTGCTCGGCCCCGCCGCCGGAGGCGCGGCGTACGGTCCCGCGCTCACCGACGTGGTCGTGCTGGGCCCCGAGGGCCGGATCTTCGTCACCGGGCCCGACGTGGTGCGCTCGGTGACCGGCGAGGACGTGGACATGCTGCGACTCGGCGGCCCTGAGCCGCACGGGCGCAGGTCGGGCGTGGTGCACGTCCTGACCGACTCCGAGCAGGAGGCGCTCGACCGCGCCCGGGACCTGGCCACCCTCCTGGGCACGCAGGGGACGCTGGACCGGCAGGCCGTGACCGACCTGGACCTCGGCGCCCTGCTGCCGGAGTCACGCCGGCGCGCCTACGACGTGCACCCGCTGGTGGAGGGTGTCCTCGACGAGGGCACCGCCCTCGAGCTGCACGCCCGCTGGGCCCCCAACGTCGCGACGGTGCTGGGACGCCTGGGCGGGCGGACCGTGGGCGTCGTGGCCAACAACCCGCTCCGCCTGGGCGGCTGCCTCGACTCCTCGGCGGCCGAGAAGGCGGCCCGGTTCGTCCGCATGTGCGACGCGTTCGGCATCCCGCTGGTCGTCCTGGTGGACGTCCCCGGCTACCTGCCCGGCGTCGGCCAGGAGTGGGACGGCGTGGTGCGCCGCGGCGCCAAGCTGCTGCACGCCTTCTCCGAGTGCGTCGTCCCCCGGGTGACCCTGGTGACCCGCAAGACGTACGGCGGAGCCTACATCGCCATGAACGCGCGCTCGCTGGGAGCGACCAGGGTGTTCGCCTGGCCCGGCGCCGAGGTGGCGGTCATGGGCTCCGTGGCCGCGATCCGGGTCCTGCACCGCCGACGGCTCGCCGAGCTTCCGCCCGAGATCCGCGCCCAGGTCGAGACCGAGCTGGCCGCCGAGCACGAGGTGCTGGCCGGCGGCGTGGACCGCGCCGTGGAGATCGGCGTCGTCGACGAGGTCGTGGCTCCGGAACGGACCCGGAGCGCACTGGCGGCCGCGATCGCCGACGAGGTCGAGCGTCACGGCGTACTGCGCGGGATGCACGGCAACATCCCGCTCTGACTCGACCGTCCCAGTCACGGACCTGTCGACCATCTCGACACCACGACGTGGCGCGACAGGTGAACGACTAAGGCGCCGACCGGAGCCGTGCTTGCTCGAGCACGGCTCCGGTCGGCGCCTCGTGGTTTGTGGACCGTCGGGTCCTGCGGCCTCAGACGACCTGGTGGAGCCAGCGCACGGGCGCGCCGTCGCCGGCGTGCCGGAAGGACTCGAGCTCGTCGTCCCACGGCTTGCCGAGGAGCTTGTCGATCTCGAGCAGCACGGTGGTGTCACCCATCGACGCCTTGACCACAGCAGCCTTCAGCCGGTCCTCCGGAATCATGATGTCCCCGTGCAGGCCGGTCACGGCGTGGAACACCCCCAGCTCGGGGGTGAAGGAGTAGCGGCTGCCCTCGGTCGAGGCGGTCGGCTCCTCGGTCATCTCGAAACGCAGGTGGTTCCAGCCGCGCAGCGCCGAGGCCACCGCCGCGGCCGTCCCCGCGGGACCGGCCCACGACAGCTCGGCCCGGTAGGTGCCGGGCTGGGCGGGCTGCGGCGTCCAGTCCAGGCTGACGGCAGCACCGAGTACACCGCCCACGGCCCACTCGATGTGAGGGCAAAGCGCGGACGGCGCTGAATGCACGAACAGAATCCCCCGGGTCCCAGGTCCGTTCGGGCGGGGTGCAGTGCGTGTGGTCACCGTGACCTCCTTCGTTCCGGCGCGAGCTACGCCTTCCCCAGCGGTCTCGTCAGGAACAACAGAGCAAAGTGACACCTATGTGGTTTGTGTGACCCATTGTGGCCCATGACGCCTCACTTTGCCAGCGCCCACGCCCTCGGACACGCCGGGACACGCGGACGCTGGCAAAGAAACAGCGGTGATCCGGGTCAGCTCTTGCGCTCGAGCATCTCGGCCCGCTCCGCGGCGTCGGTCAGCTGCTCGCCGTCGATGGCGTGGGTGCGGTGGAACCAGGCCAGAGCATCGCCGTGCCGTCCCGCCGCCTCCAGGATGTCGGCGTAGGCGTAACGCAGCCGCACCACCCAGGACGCCCTGCTCTTCGACATCAGCGGCGCCAGCTCGAGCGTACGCAGCGCAGCGTCCAGCTGGCCCATGTCCCGGCGCGCACCGGCCTCGACCAGCGTCATCTCGGCCTTCGCCTCCGGCGCGAAGTTCGCCACCGACGGGCTCTTGGCCAGCTTGAGCGCCTGCTCGGGCTGTCCGAGGGCCCGGTGGCAGTCGGCCATGATCGGGAGGTAGTCGGTCGCGCCGTTCATCCGCTTCGCGGCCCTCAGCTCTGCGAGCGCCTCGGCGTAGTGACCAGCCGCGTACGCCGCCTCACCGGTCGCCTCACGCACCACGGCAAGCCGCTGGGCACGGGCCCGGGCGGCCAACGTGTGCTGGTACGCGGTCTCCGGGTCCTCGTCGATCAGGGCACCGGCCGCCGCCAGGTGTCGAGCCACGCGCGCAGCCAGCTTCTCGGGCAGACCCTTGAGCTGGGCAATCACGCTTCGGTCCAGCTCCTTGCCCGTGATGTCCTCGGGGAGCTCGGGACCGTCGTACTTGGCCTGGTCGACCGTCCTCGGCACGCGGTCCTCCTCGCCCGTACGACGAGGGGCGCCACGTCCGGCAGGCCGGCCGCCGCGGGAGTCGGGGCGTCCGCCGCGGGAGTCAGGCTTGCCGCCGCGCGAGTCCGGGCGACCGCCACGGCTGTCGGGCTTGCCACCGCGAGAGTCAGGCTTGCCGCCGCGGGAGTCCGGGCGACCACCACGACTTTCGGGCTTGCCACCGCGAGAGTCAGGCTTGCCGCCACGGGAGTCCGGGCGACCACCACGGCTCTCGGGCTTGCCACCGCGGCTGTCGTCCCGGGCCGGCTTCCCGTCACGGCCACCGGGTCTGGCAGCGCCGCGACCCGGCCTACCTGTGCCCCCACCGCTGCGAGCGGCTCCTTGACTGCGACGATCCTCGGCCACGATCCACCTTCTTGTGTCTGTGCTGCGTGCGGGCCACTCGTTCAGAGGGCCCCGAAATGGCGCAGAGGCCACCCTAGTGGGTGGCCTCTGCGAAGTGTTGTCCGGCGGCGTCCTACTCTCCCACAACCTCTCGGTTGCAGTACCATCGGCGCTGAAAGGCTTAACTTCCGGGTTCGGGATGGGACCGGGTGTTTCCCTTTCGCTATGGCCGCCGTAACTCTTGTGGTCTCCCACCCGCATCACCAGCCCACGTGTGTGTGGGTTGGGTGCTGGGTGGGGCCAAGCTCATTGTTGTGTTGTGTGTTCGCAGAAACCATCGCCCCCACAGTTCGTGGTGGTTTGTTGGTTGGGAACTGGTTAGTGGACGCGGGCAGCTTGTGCTCTTTTGTTGTGCGCAGTGGTGCTTGTCACCGTTGAGTGGTTTTGTACGGTGTTGGGACAAGCCCTCGGCCTATTAGTACCGGTCGGCTAGGCATTACTGCTGTACACCTCCGGCCTATCAACCCAGTGTTCTGCTGGGGGCCTTACCCACTTACGTGGTGGGAAACCTCATCTTGAAACGTGCTTCCCGCTTAGATGCATTCAGCGGTTATCACTTCCGAACGTAGCCAACCAGCCGTGCCCCTGGCGGGACAACTGGCACACCAGAGGTTCGTCCATCCCGGTCCTCTCGTACTAGGGACAGCCTTTCTCAAGTTTCCTGCGCGCGCGGCGGATAGGGACCGAACTGTCTCACGACGTTCTAAACCCAGCTCGCGTGCCGCTTTAATGGGCGAACAGCCCAACCCTTGGGACCTGCTCCAGCCCCAGGATGCGACGAGCCGACATCGAGGTGCCAAACCATCCCGTCGATATGGACTCTTGGGGAAGATCAGCCTGTTATCCCCGGGGTACCTTTTATCCGTTGAGCGACGCCGCTTCCACATGCTGGCGCCGGATCACTAGTTCCGACTTTCGTCCCTGCTCGACATGTCTGTCTCACAGTCAAGCTCCCTTGTGCACTTACACTCGCCACCTGATTGCCAACCAGGCTGAGGGAACCTTTGAGCGCCTCCGTTACATTTTAGGAGGCAACCGCCCCAGTTAAACTACCCATCAGGCACTGTCCCTGATCCGGATTACGGACCTAGGTTAGACATCTAGTACGACCAGAGTGGTATTTCAACGATGACTCCCCGACCACTGGCGTGGCCGGTTCACAGTCTCCCACCTATCCTACACAAGCCGAACCAAACACCAATACCAAACTATAGTAAAGGTCCCGGGGTCTTTCCGTCCTGCCGCGCGTAACGAGCATCTTTACTCGTAGTGCAATTTCGCCGAGTCCATGGTTGAGACAGCGCCCAAGTCGTTACTCCATTCGTGCAGGTCGGAACTTACCCGACAAGGAATTTCGCTACCTT
The window above is part of the Nocardioides campestrisoli genome. Proteins encoded here:
- a CDS encoding tetratricopeptide repeat protein, yielding MPRTVDQAKYDGPELPEDITGKELDRSVIAQLKGLPEKLAARVARHLAAAGALIDEDPETAYQHTLAARARAQRLAVVREATGEAAYAAGHYAEALAELRAAKRMNGATDYLPIMADCHRALGQPEQALKLAKSPSVANFAPEAKAEMTLVEAGARRDMGQLDAALRTLELAPLMSKSRASWVVRLRYAYADILEAAGRHGDALAWFHRTHAIDGEQLTDAAERAEMLERKS
- a CDS encoding carboxyl transferase domain-containing protein, producing the protein MSATSAVGVPAQSRRHDAGTSRDSDPRLPRHRLAALMDAGTLELISADDDSGMVAATGLVHGSRVVAFCSDASLMGGAMGDAGCRVVVEAYHRALADGVPIIGLWHSGGARLAEGVLSLHAVGRIFHAMTQASGKVPQISVVLGPAAGGAAYGPALTDVVVLGPEGRIFVTGPDVVRSVTGEDVDMLRLGGPEPHGRRSGVVHVLTDSEQEALDRARDLATLLGTQGTLDRQAVTDLDLGALLPESRRRAYDVHPLVEGVLDEGTALELHARWAPNVATVLGRLGGRTVGVVANNPLRLGGCLDSSAAEKAARFVRMCDAFGIPLVVLVDVPGYLPGVGQEWDGVVRRGAKLLHAFSECVVPRVTLVTRKTYGGAYIAMNARSLGATRVFAWPGAEVAVMGSVAAIRVLHRRRLAELPPEIRAQVETELAAEHEVLAGGVDRAVEIGVVDEVVAPERTRSALAAAIADEVERHGVLRGMHGNIPL
- a CDS encoding DUF3145 domain-containing protein encodes the protein MTTRTAPRPNGPGTRGILFVHSAPSALCPHIEWAVGGVLGAAVSLDWTPQPAQPGTYRAELSWAGPAGTAAAVASALRGWNHLRFEMTEEPTASTEGSRYSFTPELGVFHAVTGLHGDIMIPEDRLKAAVVKASMGDTTVLLEIDKLLGKPWDDELESFRHAGDGAPVRWLHQVV